Genomic DNA from Haloarcula marina:
GTGCCGGTCCCGCCACCCATCCCGGCGGTGACGAACACGAGGTCGGCGTCGCCGAGTACCTCCTTGATGGTCCCTTGTGCCATCTCGGTCGCGCGCTCGCCCATCGAGGGGTCGCCGCCCGCGCCGAGACCGTTGGTGAGGGACTTGCCGACCAGAATCTTCGTGTCGGCTTCTATCATCTTCAGGTGCTGTTTGTCCGTGTTGATGGCCACGGTGTCGGCACCCTCGACGCCGATGTTGTAGAGGCGGTTGACCGTGTTGTTCCCGGCCCCGCCGCATCCGACGATGACGATGCGGGGGTCACCGAATCCGTCGACGTCGTCGTCGGACAGTTTCTGCTTCTCTTGCTCGTCGCGCTGAAGCGCTTCGTTGACGATGTCCTGCATCGTTACGCCCTCGCCCACGTGCGCTTTCGCTTCTCGGACGACCGCTCGGAGCCGTCCTGTTCTGCGAGCATCTCGCGGACGGCCGACCGGATTGCTTCACTCCGGTTGGGGTATTCCCCCGTTTCGACCATCTGTTCGACCTCTTCTATCTGCTGTTTCGGAATCCGTAGCGTCACACGCTCCATATTTTATCTTCCCCTTTGGGTAAGACGGCCTGAACGGGTCGTGTTTGCGACCCGCCCAACCGTTTACACAGCGAAACCGCCGGACAGCGGATACATACCGCCGGGACGAACGCTGTGTAAGACGACCGTCTTACGCAAGATGTACCACAGACTGGGGGATATTAAAACTATCGCAGAGTGTATGACAATCTCGCGTTTACCTCGGTAAGGGCACGCTACCGCTCGTTTGCGCCACTTCTGGATTGGTCGAGCACGTCTGCCGCCGGGGTCCGACGCCCACATCCCGGGCAGAATCCCCAGTCAGACCGGAGCTCGTCGCCGCAGTCACAGAAGATTCTTCGGGACGCTTTCTCGCCGCAATTCGGGCAGTAAACGTGCCCTGAGGACAGGTTTTCACCACATTGGGCGCACGATTGTTCCGCCCGTTTACCGGCGTTTTCACGCCCGTTCGCCGGTGTCTTACGCCCCTCTGAAGCGTGTGATACGCTTGTCGTCCCATCGTTAGACACGTCGTCGGACGCCCGCGCATCGACTGCTTCATCCGGCGATACAGCCGCTGAATCGCCGTTCAAGTTGATGTTTACGTTAACGTCTTTCGGCTCGCGGGACGGTGACGGGCCGTCCATCCGGTCGGCGATAATCGCGTCGACGCGTTCCGCGATGAGTTCGTCGACGCTCTCGATGTCGGCGGTCGGTTCGGACGACTCCGAACGCGACGGCGACGCGTCGTCCGCGCCGTCGAGGTAGGTCCGGAGCGCCTCGCGCATGACTTCGCTCTTCGAGGCGTCGAACGCTTCGAGACGCTCGATGAGGTCGTCGTCTGCGCGGAAGGTGATCTTACTCATCCGACTCGTCATACAGGTTGTCTCCCGGGTATTTCAATCTTCCCGCCGCGTCTGACGAGCGTCTGTCGCCCCTCAACGAACCGTCACGCTCGTCGACCGCGAGTTCACGTCGGCTTACTCCGCGTCGCGGCTATCTCTCTCGACGATTCGCCGAAGCGGCCCCACCGCGGGCAGCCGCGTGCGCACGCGATGTCCGCCAAACTGGGCGTCGTCGAGCGGCCGATGCATCCACGGGGTCGGTGCGTCGGCTGTCGCCGACGCATGTCACCGGCCACCGAACCTCTCTCGAATAACAATCCTTAAGTCCGGAAGGCGGGCTACTTTCGGGTGCAGACCGCCCTTAGCTCAGACTGGTAGAGCAGTCGACTGTAGATCGACTTGTCCCCCGTTCAAATCGGGGAGGGCGGACTTCTCCTTCAAACGACTGTGAGCAGTGGAACGTCCAATTGAGCCGATTTGAACACGAGAGTCGCAGCGGCCGAGTCACGCGAGGCTGACCGTCTCTCACCTGTTCACATCGGGGAGGACGGGCTCGATTTTCAGCCGAACTGCTGACCGTCGACCGCCCGGCGTCCGCTCGTGGCCGAGACGGGCGGGGAATCTCTTCCGGGTCGGTCGCGCCGCGTTTGGGGTCAGACGGGTCGTCGACGTTGGGGGAGGAACGGTTCGGGTTCGGGCAGTGAAAGCGGACACCGTCAGCATCGTCGCGAGCGGCGCACCGGTCCTCGGTCGAATATCGTCGCCAGATGGACCCGAACCCGAGTCAATCGGTCGGGCGAATCGCCCGTGAGAGCGGCGTCCCAACGCGGTCGAAAACCGTCTGCAACTCTGTCAGGACTGTTCGGACCGTGCGTGTCGTGCGGGCGACCGTTCGAGGAGGGAAAGAGTCCGTTTCCGCGCGGGTCGTCGGGAGGTCGCTATCGGGAAAACCGCACGACGGCGGCGTCTAAAATGACGTGAACTATCAGCGCTCTTTTTGACAGTGTGGGTCGAAAGACGGACGTGGTCGTCGATGGGAGTATTTGACAAAGCACGCCGCGTTTCCCATCTCGGGGAGCAAGAAAGACGCCCATACATATGTCTGGTATGTGAAGCGTCACTCGAAGTCCAGCACCACTCCTGCCCGACCTGCGGAGGATACGACATCCGCCGGGCGAAGTGGGTCGAATAGCCGTCGGCGCCCACACGGCACGTCCCTGCCAAGGCTATCGGGCTTACGCCCCTTTTTGATGCACTCCTCGCGTAGCGTGCCGTGGTCCATACGCACAAGTGTGGTCGACTATTACGGCGGGGTATGCAACGGCGCACACTCGGAACGACTGGCTACGATGTCACAGATGTCGGCTTCGGAACGTGGAACATCGGCGGCGACTGGGGCGACGTCTCCGAGGAAGAGGGCCGCGAGGCCGTCCGGGCGGCCCTCGACGCGGACATCGACTTCATCGACACGGCCGACGTGTACGGCGACGGCTTCAGCGAGCAACGCATCGCCGAGGTGCTGGACGAACGCGAGGTTCGCGACGAGGTGACCGTCGCGACGAAGGCTGGGCGACGCCTCGACCCGCACACCGCCGACCGATACAACTACGAGAACCTCTCGCAGTTCGTCGACCGGTCGCGAGAGTATCTCGGCGTCGACACGCTGGAACTCGTTCAACTCCACTGCCCGCCGACCGAGGCGTACTACCAACCCGAGACGTTCGAAGCGCTGGACCGACTCGTCGACGAGGGGAAGATTGCCCACTACGGCGTCAGCGTCGAGAAGGTCGAACAGGCGATGAAGGCC
This window encodes:
- a CDS encoding ribbon-helix-helix domain-containing protein is translated as MERVTLRIPKQQIEEVEQMVETGEYPNRSEAIRSAVREMLAEQDGSERSSEKRKRTWARA
- a CDS encoding double zinc ribbon domain-containing protein, with amino-acid sequence MSKITFRADDDLIERLEAFDASKSEVMREALRTYLDGADDASPSRSESSEPTADIESVDELIAERVDAIIADRMDGPSPSREPKDVNVNINLNGDSAAVSPDEAVDARASDDVSNDGTTSVSHASEGRKTPANGRENAGKRAEQSCAQCGENLSSGHVYCPNCGEKASRRIFCDCGDELRSDWGFCPGCGRRTPAADVLDQSRSGANER